The DNA segment AAAAAATCAGAAGAACTTGATACTGATTTCTTAGCAAAGCAAACCCCAGGATTTTCGGGTGCAGATATAGCAAATGTTTGTAACGAAGCTGCACTTATAGCAGCGAGAAAAGACAAAAAATCGGTAGATAAACAAGATTTTCTTGATGCTGTAGATAGAATCGTGGGTGGTCTTGAAAAGAAAAATAAAATTATAACTAAAGAAGAAAAAAGAGCCATTGCAATACACGAAGCAGGTCATGCTACTATTAGCTGGATGTTAGAGCATGCTCACCCTTTAGTTAAAGTAACCATTGTACCACGTGGGCAAAGCCTTGGTGCCGCATGGTATTTACCAGAAGAGCGCCTTATTGTGCGCCCTGAACAAATGTTGGATGAAATGTGTGCCACTATGGGCGGACGTGCTGCTGAAAAAGTTATTTTTGATAAAATATCTACAGGAGCATTAAGCGACTTAGAGAAAGTAACCAAACAAGCACGTGCTATGGTTACTATATATGGACTTAATGATAAGCTAGGTAATATAACATATTACGATTCTAGCGGACAAAATGAGTACAACTTCTCTAAACCTTACTCTGAAGAAACAGCAAGAACTATAGATGAAGAGATATCAATACTTATAGAATCTCAGTACAAAAGAGCAATTGATATATTAGGAGATAACAAAGATAAGCTTGTTAAACTTGCTGATATATTGATAGAAAAAGAAGTTATCTTTAAAGATGATCTTGAAGATATTTTTGGCAAACGTCCTTTTGATAGCGATAGTACCGAAGCAGAGGTAATTACAGAAGCATAAGCCTTACTATAATATAAATATTTACAAAAATCTTAATTCAATTCTATAATTGAATTAAGATTTTTTTATCTTTGGGTTACTTCTATATAAAATAAGGGAATTTAATACTATATGAGTCTTTTCAAAAAAATTTTTGGCGGCGCGAGTGATGTAACAAATGAAGAAAAAAATTTGGAGTCAAGTCCTTTTCTCCCTGAAGAGCAAACACCTACTGATGAGATGTTTATGTCTAACTTCAAGAAAAACGGGGGTAAATTTCTTTATTGTGATAACTTAACAGAAGTACATGAACAGTTTTTAAACATTCTTGAAGAAAACGATTGGTTTGAATGTGAAGCTTTATGTTACGAGCCAAAGTTATGCAGTCTTTTAGACGAAAACAAACTAGTGCATAACAAGCCTAATAATCCTAAATTTATACTCGCAGGATGTGAAAACCTTGTGGCAGATGAAGGTTCGATACTTTTATCATCCAATCAAATAAAACAAAACAAGCCCAATGAGTTACCCGCAAATATTGTAATATTTGCAACCACAAGTCAAATTGTAACAACTAAAAGTGATGGACTTAGGGTAATAAAACACAAGTATAATAAAGAATACCCTACTAACATTACCACTATTAAATATTTTGAAAAAGTAAAAGACGAAGATTTCCTACACTATGGCAGTTCTGCAAAAAATCTTTACCTTTTATTGCTAGAAGACCTATAATATGAATGAAAGCATAATAAGAGCGCTTTCGGGCATTATATATATTATACTGCTTTTAGCAGCTACCCTTTACTCGCCTATTAGTTTTGAAATACTATTTGGCATCTTCTTAATCATAGCTATAATAGAATTTTGTCGTTTAGTAAAGCTAAATGTTATTATACCCATGTGCATGGCTATAGTAGGGTTTATAATTTTCGGTTACTTTATTAACAATAACCCAACAAATAATATATTACTTAATGTAGCATCTATATTTGTGGTAATACCATTACTTATTGCTCTTTTTAAAAAAGGTGTTCCTGTACAGCGCGACAAAATTGGTAAACTTGTAGTTGTTACAGGCTATGTAATTATACCTTTTTTACTCATTATAAAACTACCTTTCATCGAAGGAGAGTATAACCCTTATATAATAGTAGGAATGTTTATTTTAATGTGGACTAATGATACTTTTGCTTATATTGTAGGCAAATCATTAGGTAAACATAAACTATATGAACGTATTTCGCCTAAAAAAACCATCGAAGGCTTTGCTGGTGGGTTAGTATTCACCGTTATTGCAAGCTACATCATTAGTCAGTATTATCTATTTCTATCACCTATGGTATGGATAGGAACTGCAGTAATACTAGTTGTTTTTGGTAGTTTGGGCGATTTAGTAGAATCACATTTTAAAAGAGTTGCTGGTGTAAAAGATAGCGGCAACATAATGCCTGGACATGGCGGAATATTAGACCGATTGGATAGCATCATATTTGCTATACCTTTCTTATTTTTGTATTATCAAATTATAAATTATGTTTCATAAAGAAGGAGCCAAAATTATTATTGTTACTCTACTAGTAACTTTAGTAGCCGTTATTACGGCAGATATGTATATCGAAAATCTATGGCTTTTAAAGACCATACAAGTTGCTGCATTTGTATTCCTAATACTAGTATTACAGTTTTTTAGAAATCCTAAACGCGTGGTAACAATAGCCGACCATCATATAATAGCTCCTGTAGATGGTAAAGTTGTGGTAATAGAAGAAGTTTATGAGCCTGAATACTTTAAAGATAAAAGATTACAGGTATCTATATTTATGTCACCTATTAATGTACACGTAACACGATATGCACTTAGTGGACTTATAAAATTTAGTAAATATCACCCTGGTAAATATCTAGTAGCTTGGCACCCAAAGGCAAGTGAAGAAAACGAGCGTACTACAGTGGTAATAGAAAATCACTTTTTTGGCGAAATACTATACCGTCAAATAGCAGGTGCATTAGCAAGACGTATTGTAAACTATGCCAAAGAAGGCATGGAAGTAGTACAAGGAACTGATGCTGGATTTATAAAATTTGGTTCGCGTGTAGATTTATTTTTGCCTCTCGGTACAGAGATAAAAGTAAATTTAAACGATAAAGCTATAGGAGGAAAAACAATAATCGCAATAAAAGAATAGATGCAGGAAAAGGATCTCGATACCCTTTTTCTAGAAGCTTATGAAAAAGCATCTAACATGACAGAGGCATTACCGCCCGATGTTATGTTAAGAATATATGCTTATTATAAGCAGGCAACAAAAGGAAAAGAACAGATAAGACAATTTCAAACTTTTGACCTAAGAGATGGTTTTAAAATGAATGCTTGGATGCAGGTAAAGCACTTATCGGCAGATGAAGCAAAGAAATTATATATCGAAATTATTAACTCGGTACTAAAATAAAAGATAATTATGAAAAAGATAAAAATTTTCATTTCGGCACTAGTAGTAATAGTATCATTACAATCATGTAAAGAAAAAAATAATTTAACAGAGGTTGTAGAAGTACCAGAAGCTCTGCAAGAAGAAGCTCCTGTAATGGGTAACCCAGATGACGTAAAGACTGAAGATGGTCCTTTTCAAGTAGCTAAATTAGGTTATGCTTATGATGCGCTTACACCACATGTTGATGCAAAAACCATGGAGCTACACTACTCTAAACACTACTTAGGTTATACTAACAAGCTAAATAAAGCTATAAAAGGTACTGATCTAGAAAATAAAACCATAGAAGAGCTATTAGCTGGTCTTGATATGAAGAACACCAATGTAAGAAACAATGGTGGTGGTTATTATAACCATACCCTGTTTTGGGAAGTTATGAGTCCTAATGGTGGTGGCGAGCCAAAAGGTACTCTTGCAGAAGCAATAACTAAAGATTTTGGGTCATTTGAAAATTTTAAAAATCAATTTTCTGATGCCGCTGCAAAACAATTCGGTTCGGGTTGGGCATGGCTTGTTGTCGATAAGACAGGAAAACTTATAATAGGCGATACACCTAACCAAGATAATCCATTAATGCCAAATGTAGGTATTGCAGGTAAGCCTGTACTTGCATTAGATGTATGGGAACATGCTTATTACTTAAACTATCAAAATAAAAGACCCGATTATATTGAAGCATTTTATAATGTAATAAACTGGGATGTTGTTGCCAAAAAATATGATGCTGCAATAGCTAAATAAAAATATATCTTGGTATAAAGAATAATCCGCTTATAAGGCGGATTTTCTTTTATATAGTGTTGTCCGTTTGAAAAAAAAAGCAGATTTTTGGAATACTTAACTATAACTTAAAATGAAATACATATATCCGTTTGCAGCAATAGTATTATTACTAACTGCTTGTAATGACAAAGAGGTTAAACCACTCGATAGAACTACTACAGACTGGGCTTTTTATAAGCTAGAAGGCAATGTTAAATCTATTTCGATAAAATCGAATGAAGTAATGAATAGCAGCCTAGAATTAGGGAAGACGAAACATGAAAACTCTACTGGGCATAATACAGAACTTCAGTTTAATGAAGAAGGTATGCTGATACTAGAAAAAAAATCAAATAACAAAGGTGGTCCGTATGAACAAATTACCTACAATGGTAAAGAACAAAAATTACAACAAATACAGTATGTGAATAACGCCCCTGGAATTAAAACAGAATTTTCTTGGGATGAAACAGGGCAACATAATACAGCTATTAATCGAAAAAACCCTGATAATAGCCAGATTGACCGTAAAACAATGAAATATGAAAAAGGAAAACTAGTAGAGAAAATAACATATAACCTGCAAGACAACCCTATAGATAGAGTAGTTTATGTATATGACAAAAATGGTAACATTACTGATGAGAATCTTTATTTGGGTACTGAATTTGTCCAAATAAAAAATGTATATACATACAACGACAAAAACAAAAAAGAATCAGAAATAAGATATGATAAAGACTCTAATATAATTTATAGTACAAAATATGAATACGATGGTGATAATCTTATAGCTAAAGAACTTACGAATGGAAATGGAGAAACAGAATATTCAGAAAAAATGAGCTATAATACAAAAGGTGATCTTGAAATGAAAGTAACTGTTGATAACTTTGATAGTACTGAAACTGTTGAGCGTTATCAGTATGATAATAACGGTAATAAAACATCTCGACATATAGAAAAAAACAATCAGCTCTATATGAAGATAAATTACACCTATGACGAAAAGAGTAATTTAACAAACCTAACTGTAATAGACAGTAGCCAAGTACCTGTAGATAATAGAACCTATACTTATACTTATGATGAAAAAGGCAACTGGACAGAAAAAGTAATTACTATAAACGATGAAAAAAAGTATATAGAAAAAAGAAGTATTACATATTATAATTAATCTGATATTTTAGTATAAAATACTAGATTAATTAATTGATCAAAAACAGCGAGGCTTTAAAGCCTCGCTGTTTTTGTATATACGTTATATTAAACAAAACGCTAAATTTTACTTAAAAACATTCAGTACTGTATGTTTTTAATTTATATTTGAAATAATGGAGCAGAAATTAAAATCAGAACTAACAAAACAAATAATTATAGATAAGTCTTTCATGTTATTTTATGAAAATGGTTTTAAACCTACGAGTATTCTAGCTATAATGAAAGCTACAAACCTTACAAAAGGTGCCTTTTATCATCATTTTGAAGATAAAAGACAGGTTGGAATTACAGTGATAAGCCAAAAGTTACAGGAACGAGTTTATAATGCTATGATTACTCCTTTACATAACTCTGGTAATGCTGCTAAAATATTAGAAGATACTTTTCATAGAAGAATTAAATCTTTTTCATTGCTTGAAAAAAAACATGGTTGTCCGCTCAATAATTTAATAAATGAAATAGGAGATACCGAAAAAGCTTATCAATTGGCACTAAGAAAAATTATTGACGAATGGAAAACAGCAATAATAAACCTTATAGAAAGAGGAAAAAAAGAAGGCAGTATAAGAGAGTCTATAAATAGTACTGCAACTGCTACTTATTTAATAAGTGCATTTGAGGGAATAAGAGGTCTCAGAAAGTTATATGATAATGATACTATACTTGATGAATACCTTTTAGGGCTGAATTTTTACATTAAACAAATAAGTATTTAAACCGTTAGATTAAAAACTTTAAAAAATTGAACATTAAATAAAACAATAAATATAATTACAAAAAGTATGAAAAAAATTAGTTACGCATTATGTATTAGTACACTATTATTAATGAGTTGTAATACTTCTAAAAAAGACAATAACGAAACTATGGAAACAAAAGAGGAAACAGTAGAAAGAACTTTAAAAGCTAATTTAGATACTAAAAAAGCAAACTTTGAAGAAAAAGCATCAGATGAGAAAAAGAAAATATATGCCGAAGGAATACAGTCTGTAGTAGATAGTAAAATTGTTGAAAATGCTTTACAAGTTGGCGATACCGCAATGAATTTTACATTAAAAAACGCATCAAATGAAGAAGTGAATCTATATGATGAATTAGAAAAAGGTCCTGTCGTTTTAATGTGGTATCGTGGCGGATGGTGCCCTTATTGTAATCTAACATTGCAGTACATGCAACAATCATTGCCAGAATTTAAAGAGCAAGGAGCTAATTTACTAGCATTAACTCCTGAATTACCTGATAGTTCGATTTCTACAAAAGAAAAAAATGAACTAGAATTTCAGGTTTTAAGTGACATTGATAATAAAGTTGCAAAAGAGTATAAGGTTGTTTATAAATTAACTGATGACGTTGCTAAATCATACGAAAACAGCTTTGAATTAAGTAAGTATAACGGAAATGATGACGCCGAGTTACCTTTAGCTGCTACTTATGTAATAGGTAAAGATAAAGTAATAAAATATGCATTTTTAGATGCCGAATATAGAAATAGAGCAGAACCAAAAGATATAATAGCAGCCCTAAAAAAGCTGAACACTAAATAATTAAAATATTCTTCTTATAATTTTATAATTATAATAGAGTAATTAATAAAGGCTGCCATATGGCAGCCTTTATCTTTATCATGTAGACACTAATTTCTCTTTTAACTAAGACTCGCTAAACTTTGTTCTATTGTAGCAATTTTAGCCAGTGCATCGGCTTCTTTTTGTTTTTCTATAGCCACTACCTTTTCGGGTGCGCTATTTACAAACTTCTCGTTACTCAATTTCTTTTGTACCGA comes from the Flavobacterium arcticum genome and includes:
- a CDS encoding phosphatidylserine decarboxylase family protein; this translates as MFHKEGAKIIIVTLLVTLVAVITADMYIENLWLLKTIQVAAFVFLILVLQFFRNPKRVVTIADHHIIAPVDGKVVVIEEVYEPEYFKDKRLQVSIFMSPINVHVTRYALSGLIKFSKYHPGKYLVAWHPKASEENERTTVVIENHFFGEILYRQIAGALARRIVNYAKEGMEVVQGTDAGFIKFGSRVDLFLPLGTEIKVNLNDKAIGGKTIIAIKE
- a CDS encoding RHS repeat domain-containing protein, coding for MKYIYPFAAIVLLLTACNDKEVKPLDRTTTDWAFYKLEGNVKSISIKSNEVMNSSLELGKTKHENSTGHNTELQFNEEGMLILEKKSNNKGGPYEQITYNGKEQKLQQIQYVNNAPGIKTEFSWDETGQHNTAINRKNPDNSQIDRKTMKYEKGKLVEKITYNLQDNPIDRVVYVYDKNGNITDENLYLGTEFVQIKNVYTYNDKNKKESEIRYDKDSNIIYSTKYEYDGDNLIAKELTNGNGETEYSEKMSYNTKGDLEMKVTVDNFDSTETVERYQYDNNGNKTSRHIEKNNQLYMKINYTYDEKSNLTNLTVIDSSQVPVDNRTYTYTYDEKGNWTEKVITINDEKKYIEKRSITYYN
- a CDS encoding TetR/AcrR family transcriptional regulator; the encoded protein is MEQKLKSELTKQIIIDKSFMLFYENGFKPTSILAIMKATNLTKGAFYHHFEDKRQVGITVISQKLQERVYNAMITPLHNSGNAAKILEDTFHRRIKSFSLLEKKHGCPLNNLINEIGDTEKAYQLALRKIIDEWKTAIINLIERGKKEGSIRESINSTATATYLISAFEGIRGLRKLYDNDTILDEYLLGLNFYIKQISI
- a CDS encoding acyl-CoA-binding protein; this encodes MQEKDLDTLFLEAYEKASNMTEALPPDVMLRIYAYYKQATKGKEQIRQFQTFDLRDGFKMNAWMQVKHLSADEAKKLYIEIINSVLK
- a CDS encoding superoxide dismutase; translation: MGNPDDVKTEDGPFQVAKLGYAYDALTPHVDAKTMELHYSKHYLGYTNKLNKAIKGTDLENKTIEELLAGLDMKNTNVRNNGGGYYNHTLFWEVMSPNGGGEPKGTLAEAITKDFGSFENFKNQFSDAAAKQFGSGWAWLVVDKTGKLIIGDTPNQDNPLMPNVGIAGKPVLALDVWEHAYYLNYQNKRPDYIEAFYNVINWDVVAKKYDAAIAK
- a CDS encoding peroxiredoxin-like family protein, producing MKKISYALCISTLLLMSCNTSKKDNNETMETKEETVERTLKANLDTKKANFEEKASDEKKKIYAEGIQSVVDSKIVENALQVGDTAMNFTLKNASNEEVNLYDELEKGPVVLMWYRGGWCPYCNLTLQYMQQSLPEFKEQGANLLALTPELPDSSISTKEKNELEFQVLSDIDNKVAKEYKVVYKLTDDVAKSYENSFELSKYNGNDDAELPLAATYVIGKDKVIKYAFLDAEYRNRAEPKDIIAALKKLNTK
- a CDS encoding LUD domain-containing protein, translating into MSLFKKIFGGASDVTNEEKNLESSPFLPEEQTPTDEMFMSNFKKNGGKFLYCDNLTEVHEQFLNILEENDWFECEALCYEPKLCSLLDENKLVHNKPNNPKFILAGCENLVADEGSILLSSNQIKQNKPNELPANIVIFATTSQIVTTKSDGLRVIKHKYNKEYPTNITTIKYFEKVKDEDFLHYGSSAKNLYLLLLEDL
- a CDS encoding phosphatidate cytidylyltransferase, producing MNESIIRALSGIIYIILLLAATLYSPISFEILFGIFLIIAIIEFCRLVKLNVIIPMCMAIVGFIIFGYFINNNPTNNILLNVASIFVVIPLLIALFKKGVPVQRDKIGKLVVVTGYVIIPFLLIIKLPFIEGEYNPYIIVGMFILMWTNDTFAYIVGKSLGKHKLYERISPKKTIEGFAGGLVFTVIASYIISQYYLFLSPMVWIGTAVILVVFGSLGDLVESHFKRVAGVKDSGNIMPGHGGILDRLDSIIFAIPFLFLYYQIINYVS